The proteins below are encoded in one region of Populus alba chromosome 2, ASM523922v2, whole genome shotgun sequence:
- the LOC118062770 gene encoding auxin-binding protein T85, which translates to MRRMSGELVLIFYILSLLLPLPITTASSWCSIKGLPLVRNISELPQDNYGRGGLSHITLAGSAMHGLKEVEVWLQTFSPGSRTPIHRHSCEEIFVVLKGSGTLYLASSSHEKYPGKPQEYFVFANSTFHIPVNDVHQVWNTNEHEDLQMLVIISRPPVKVFIYEDWFMPHTAAKLKFPYYWDEQCLLEPLKDEL; encoded by the exons atgaggaggATGAGCGGTGAGCTTGTGctcattttttacattttaagtTTGCTTCTTCCTCTCCCAATCACTACAGCTTCTTCCTGGTGTTCTATCAAag GGTTGCCACTTGTGAGGAATATCAGTGAGCTTCCACAGGATAACTATGGAAGGGGAGGTTTGTCTCATATAACTCTTGCTGGTTCTGCCATGCATGGATTGAAAGAG GTAGAGGTATGGCTTCAAACATTTTCTCCAGGCTCGCGCACTCCAATCCACAGGCATTCTTGTGAAGAAATATTTGTTGTTCTCAAGGGAAGTGGAACTCTCTATCTTGCATCAAGTTCACACGAGAAGTATCCCGGAAAGCCTCAAGAATATTTTGTGTTTGCCAATAGTACATTTCATATTCCTGTCAATGATGTTCACCAG GTCTGGAATACCAATGAACATGAGGATTTGCAAATGCTTGTCATAATATCTCGCCCACCAGTTAAAGT GTTCATTTATGAGGACTGGTTCATGCCCCATACTGCAGCAAAGTTGAAGTTTCCCTATTACTGGGATGAGCAATGCCTCCTAGAACCTCTAAAAGATGAACTTTGA